Proteins encoded in a region of the Bactrocera tryoni isolate S06 chromosome 4, CSIRO_BtryS06_freeze2, whole genome shotgun sequence genome:
- the LOC120775545 gene encoding F-box/LRR-repeat protein 4 isoform X2, giving the protein MSSVSDDDIDKRGAGSIVDFIKLGAEDNGHSYDASVLMNTSDGFHCADYRLDQYAVDVADFSSQYGSDYSISYTATNITGKPRKYPEYGDFPETYAMRTYGDWWEKAPSSVHEIQPQNIPKIPAQDYIVIYFEEYVVPEEIAIFETFNPGALIRIWAYTITKSWICLWETEKLCIPPLQAINKARRFSPQLKKGNLPTRTIRLEFNHSLLHYFTEIDAVLLRGRKVNIESIQRILDCYKSHQKCSILRKLQQIHFRPNIKGNYHNHLREFFTNDLNEFITVLNRNTEVVKSDVTAEYSCKNIGFKDMPFEIILKIFSYLDLKSLFLVGQVSKSFYDVSTHPLLYSEVNLKPYWHLASSDMLCTLAKRATVLKKLDLSWCGLFNTISPTEFKKFIQQRGDNLMCLRLDSCKILNASCIETLGIVCDNLKELSLRNCSTDPPLLNFSCLANLKNLERLDLFQTVIEPELMLTMLENNRKLKHLNLAYCGIAVNMDTVAHHIGQYNQGLISLDLWKSRFLSAAGLEALSKCTELEEVDFGWCFYSDYDVTMYFKSIQFTRSITRRQFKKITIKLY; this is encoded by the exons ATGTCGTCGGTATCAGATGACGACATAGACAAAAGAGGAGCTGGTTCGATTGTCGACTTCATTAAACTAGGTGCTGAAGATAATGGCCATTCCTATGATGCGTCCGTTCTAATGAATACTTCAGATGGATTTCATTGTGCTGATTACCGTTTGGATCAATATGCTGTGGATGTAGCTGACTTTAGCTCTCAGTATGGCAGTGATTATAGTATTTCCTATACTGCTACCAATATTACGGGAAAACCACGAAAGTATCCAGAATACGGTGACTTTCCGGAAACATACGCTATG CGAACATATGGAGATTGGTGGGAAAAAGCTCCGAGTTCTGTTCACGAGATTCAGCcacaaaatattccaaaaataccTGCTCAAGATTATATAG ttatttATTTTGAGGAATATGTCGTTCCGGAAGAGATTGCTATATTTGAAACTTTCAATCCTGGAGCTTTGATTCGAATCTGGGCATATACCATAACAAAAAGCTGGATTTGTTTATGGGAAACTGAGAAATTATGCATACCACCACTTCAGGCCATCAACAAAGCCCGCCGCTTTTCCCCACAGTTAAAAAAAGGGAACTTACCTACGAG aacTATTCGCCTTGAATTTAATCATTCACTACTACACTATTTTACGGAAATTGATGCAGTTTTACTTAGGGGTAGGAAGGTGAATATTGAGAGCATTCAACGAATTTTGGATTGCTAcaaaagtcatcaaaaat GTTCCATATTACGAAAGTTACAACAAATTCATTTTCGACCAAATATCAAAGGAAACTATCATAATCATTTGAGGGAGTTTTTTACGAACGATTTAAATGAATTCATTACCGTTTTAAACCGAAATACGGAAGTTGTGAAAAGCGATGTAACGGCCGAATATAGTTGTAAAAATATTGGTTTCAAGGATATGCCG tttgaaattattttgaaaatattcagctATTTGGATTTGAAATCGTTATTTCTAGTAGGACAAGTTTCCAAGTCATTTTATGATGTATCTACACACCCTTTGCTGTATAGTGAAGTAAATTTAAAACCTTATTGGCATCTTGCATCAAGCGATATGTTATGTACTTTGGCAAAGAGAGCAACAGTGTTAAAGAAATTGGATTTGTCATGGTGCGGGTTATTCAATACAATTTCTCCTACAGAGTTTAAGAA ATTTATACAACAGCGGGGAGACAATCTAATGTGCTTACGATTAGAttcttgtaaaattttaaacgcaAGCTGTATTGAAACATTAGGAATTGTGTGCGATAACTTAAAAG AGCTTTCACTGCGAAATTGCTCCACAGATCCACCCTTGCTTAATTTTTCATGCTTGGCGAATCTGAAGAATCTTGAAAGATTAGATCTCTTTCAAACGGTAATTGAACCAGAGCTGATGTTAACCATGTTGGAAAACAATCGAAAATTGAAACATCTAAATTTAG CATATTGCGGTATAGCTGTTAACATGGATACTGTAGCTCATCATATAGGACAATACAATCAAGGTTTGATCTCTTTGGATTTGTGGAAATCACGTTTTCTATCGGCTGCTGGTTTGGAGGCCTTATCGAAATGCACTGAGTTAGAGGAAGTTGATTTTGGTTGGTG tttctacTCTGATTATGATGtaactatgtattttaaatcGATCCAGTTTACGAGAAGTATCACTAGGcgacagtttaaaaaaattactattaaattgtactaa
- the LOC120775545 gene encoding F-box/LRR-repeat protein 4 isoform X1, protein MSSVSDDDIDKRGAGSIVDFIKLGAEDNGHSYDASVLMNTSDGFHCADYRLDQYAVDVADFSSQYGSDYSISYTATNITGKPRKYPEYGDFPETYAMRTYGDWWEKAPSSVHEIQPQNIPKIPAQDYIVIYFEEYVVPEEIAIFETFNPGALIRIWAYTITKSWICLWETEKLCIPPLQAINKARRFSPQLKKGNLPTRTIRLEFNHSLLHYFTEIDAVLLRGRKVNIESIQRILDCYKSHQKCSILRKLQQIHFRPNIKGNYHNHLREFFTNDLNEFITVLNRNTEVVKSDVTAEYSCKNIGFKDMPFEIILKIFSYLDLKSLFLVGQVSKSFYDVSTHPLLYSEVNLKPYWHLASSDMLCTLAKRATVLKKLDLSWCGLFNTISPTEFKKFIQQRGDNLMCLRLDSCKILNASCIETLGIVCDNLKELSLRNCSTDPPLLNFSCLANLKNLERLDLFQTVIEPELMLTMLENNRKLKHLNLAYCGIAVNMDTVAHHIGQYNQGLISLDLWKSRFLSAAGLEALSKCTELEEVDFGWCLREVSLGDSLKKLLLNCTKLKKLFLATVRGITDRDVENIANFCSNLEQLDLMGVSGITKDRYYEILVKCRKLQLLDLSFCDNINSEEIAFWSRTFQVNIKCSHFPDVPNDIRY, encoded by the exons ATGTCGTCGGTATCAGATGACGACATAGACAAAAGAGGAGCTGGTTCGATTGTCGACTTCATTAAACTAGGTGCTGAAGATAATGGCCATTCCTATGATGCGTCCGTTCTAATGAATACTTCAGATGGATTTCATTGTGCTGATTACCGTTTGGATCAATATGCTGTGGATGTAGCTGACTTTAGCTCTCAGTATGGCAGTGATTATAGTATTTCCTATACTGCTACCAATATTACGGGAAAACCACGAAAGTATCCAGAATACGGTGACTTTCCGGAAACATACGCTATG CGAACATATGGAGATTGGTGGGAAAAAGCTCCGAGTTCTGTTCACGAGATTCAGCcacaaaatattccaaaaataccTGCTCAAGATTATATAG ttatttATTTTGAGGAATATGTCGTTCCGGAAGAGATTGCTATATTTGAAACTTTCAATCCTGGAGCTTTGATTCGAATCTGGGCATATACCATAACAAAAAGCTGGATTTGTTTATGGGAAACTGAGAAATTATGCATACCACCACTTCAGGCCATCAACAAAGCCCGCCGCTTTTCCCCACAGTTAAAAAAAGGGAACTTACCTACGAG aacTATTCGCCTTGAATTTAATCATTCACTACTACACTATTTTACGGAAATTGATGCAGTTTTACTTAGGGGTAGGAAGGTGAATATTGAGAGCATTCAACGAATTTTGGATTGCTAcaaaagtcatcaaaaat GTTCCATATTACGAAAGTTACAACAAATTCATTTTCGACCAAATATCAAAGGAAACTATCATAATCATTTGAGGGAGTTTTTTACGAACGATTTAAATGAATTCATTACCGTTTTAAACCGAAATACGGAAGTTGTGAAAAGCGATGTAACGGCCGAATATAGTTGTAAAAATATTGGTTTCAAGGATATGCCG tttgaaattattttgaaaatattcagctATTTGGATTTGAAATCGTTATTTCTAGTAGGACAAGTTTCCAAGTCATTTTATGATGTATCTACACACCCTTTGCTGTATAGTGAAGTAAATTTAAAACCTTATTGGCATCTTGCATCAAGCGATATGTTATGTACTTTGGCAAAGAGAGCAACAGTGTTAAAGAAATTGGATTTGTCATGGTGCGGGTTATTCAATACAATTTCTCCTACAGAGTTTAAGAA ATTTATACAACAGCGGGGAGACAATCTAATGTGCTTACGATTAGAttcttgtaaaattttaaacgcaAGCTGTATTGAAACATTAGGAATTGTGTGCGATAACTTAAAAG AGCTTTCACTGCGAAATTGCTCCACAGATCCACCCTTGCTTAATTTTTCATGCTTGGCGAATCTGAAGAATCTTGAAAGATTAGATCTCTTTCAAACGGTAATTGAACCAGAGCTGATGTTAACCATGTTGGAAAACAATCGAAAATTGAAACATCTAAATTTAG CATATTGCGGTATAGCTGTTAACATGGATACTGTAGCTCATCATATAGGACAATACAATCAAGGTTTGATCTCTTTGGATTTGTGGAAATCACGTTTTCTATCGGCTGCTGGTTTGGAGGCCTTATCGAAATGCACTGAGTTAGAGGAAGTTGATTTTGGTTGGTG TTTACGAGAAGTATCACTAGGcgacagtttaaaaaaattactattaaattgtactaaactaaaaaaactctTTTTGGCTACTGTCCGTGGAATTACGGATCGAGATGTGGAGAATATAGCAAACTTTTGTAGCAATTTAGAACAATTGGATCTGATGGGGGTTTCAGGGATAACAAAAGACCGTTATTATGA aattttagtGAAATGTAGAAAACTACAACTCCTCGATTTAAGCTTCTGTGATAATATCAACAGTGAAGAG ATTGCATTTTGGTCTCGAACTTTTCaagttaatataaaatgtaGTCACTTTCCAGACGTGCCTAACGATATaagatattaa